A window of the Tessaracoccus sp. MC1865 genome harbors these coding sequences:
- a CDS encoding DUF302 domain-containing protein yields MSYGLRIDLERPFDDVVALTKESLAQSGFGILTEIDVKQTLKNKQDVDVDDQVILGACNPGFAYKGLQIEPSLGVLLPCNVVVRHTAGVTVVEAIDPETMVAITDNSEMKPLADEVREALRAALDRVYVSATGNPEGV; encoded by the coding sequence ATGAGTTACGGACTTCGCATCGACCTGGAGCGGCCCTTCGACGACGTGGTGGCCCTCACCAAGGAATCCCTCGCACAGAGCGGCTTCGGCATCCTCACGGAGATCGACGTGAAGCAGACGCTGAAGAACAAGCAGGACGTCGACGTCGACGACCAGGTCATCCTCGGCGCCTGCAACCCGGGGTTCGCCTACAAGGGGCTCCAGATCGAGCCGTCGCTCGGCGTGCTGTTGCCGTGCAACGTGGTGGTGCGGCACACGGCAGGCGTCACCGTCGTGGAGGCGATCGACCCGGAGACGATGGTCGCCATCACCGACAACTCGGAGATGAAACCGCTGGCCGACGAGGTACGCGAGGCTCTGCGGGCAGCGTTGGACCGCGTGTACGTCAGCGCGACGGGGAACCCCGAGGGCGTCTGA
- a CDS encoding helicase-related protein, whose protein sequence is MSRTDTFAPGNVVVVRDEDWLVTSVDESSDGPVLNAQGLSDLVRGQDAVFYPSLDRIKLNDPRDTTVRPDDSPKYRRSRLWVESTLRKTAVPLSDDSLTVSPRMLARQLGYQHKAVAKALDPATLRPRILLADAVGLGKTLEIGMILSELIRRGRGERILVVTPRHVLEQMQHEMWSRFAIPFVRLDSQGVARVKQKLPANRNPFSYFRRVIISIDTLKQERFVHDLRRHHWDAVVIDESHNVTNTATLNNRLASILAPQADALILASATPHNGSRESFAELVRLLDPTAVKADGDLDAKRVDQLTIRRHRHSAEVAEEVGADWAERLEPDNRLIDASPQEDAVVDELVDTWLRPTTTSPYSGANGSLFPWTLAKAFLSSPAALRDTLRNRIERLDHTPAAHREAEALRRLAVLNDATMATSSKYQALVSYLRDEVGVGKSSPMRAVVFSERVATLHWLQAKLEKDLGLKPGQVDVLHGGLADDQQQAIVESFKQTSSPIRVLVTGDVASEGVNLHKQCHHLIHYDIPWSLIRIEQRNGRIDRYGQKQPPQITTLLLSAANERFSGDIRVLTALVAREHEAHRALGDAASLMGRYSVTAEEEAIRQVLAGSKSFDDVVASPEDIATSVDDWLAQYLDDDADDQPEPAVVGDHLLYAKPVDFLRDALHEYYPSPEDKPLPRDLGGVGWREHQAEHIVEFVPPADLRQRFEVLPQSYLADRNVLERLQLVTEPNAAGTILDAALTDTSASSWPEAHYLGPLHPVLDWAADRALARLARGEIFAVRGDVDVPTVLLNGTLINRRGQVVASSWLSAQFHGATPFVEVHATAGEMLADAGVIGERSNPGPVQLPDMDLVRPAVDRAEDTLRFQFQAAADAAKARVDEWVARAEEWQSEAEALIQRDQVRRRRALVDAQERLSRDMTPDRQLVRPLLVVLPADTPEATHG, encoded by the coding sequence ATGAGTAGGACTGACACCTTCGCACCCGGCAACGTCGTGGTGGTGCGCGACGAGGACTGGCTGGTGACGTCAGTCGACGAGTCGTCCGACGGACCCGTCCTCAACGCCCAGGGCCTCTCCGACCTGGTCCGCGGCCAGGACGCCGTCTTCTACCCCTCGCTGGACCGGATCAAGCTCAACGACCCCCGCGACACCACCGTCCGCCCGGACGATTCCCCGAAGTACCGGCGCTCCCGCCTCTGGGTGGAGTCCACCCTCCGCAAGACCGCCGTCCCCCTCAGTGACGACTCGCTCACCGTCTCGCCACGCATGCTCGCCCGGCAGCTGGGCTACCAGCACAAGGCGGTCGCCAAGGCCCTCGACCCCGCGACACTGCGCCCCCGCATCCTGCTCGCGGACGCCGTCGGCCTCGGCAAGACGCTCGAGATCGGCATGATCCTCTCGGAGCTCATCCGGCGCGGCCGCGGCGAGCGGATCCTCGTCGTCACCCCGCGACACGTGCTGGAGCAGATGCAGCACGAGATGTGGAGCCGCTTCGCCATCCCGTTCGTGCGCCTCGACTCCCAGGGCGTGGCCCGCGTCAAGCAGAAGCTGCCCGCCAACCGCAACCCGTTCTCCTACTTCCGCCGCGTGATCATCTCCATCGACACGCTGAAGCAGGAGCGCTTCGTCCACGACCTGCGCCGCCACCACTGGGACGCCGTCGTCATCGACGAGTCGCACAACGTCACCAACACCGCCACCCTCAACAACCGCCTGGCCAGCATCCTCGCGCCGCAGGCCGACGCCCTCATCCTCGCCTCCGCCACCCCGCACAACGGATCACGCGAGTCATTCGCCGAGCTGGTCCGACTCCTCGACCCCACCGCCGTCAAGGCCGACGGCGACCTCGACGCCAAGCGCGTCGACCAGCTCACCATCCGGCGACACCGCCACAGCGCCGAGGTGGCCGAGGAGGTGGGCGCCGACTGGGCCGAGCGCCTCGAACCCGACAACCGTCTCATCGACGCCTCCCCGCAGGAGGACGCCGTCGTCGACGAGCTGGTGGACACCTGGCTCCGCCCGACGACCACCTCGCCCTACTCCGGCGCCAACGGCTCGCTCTTCCCGTGGACGCTGGCGAAAGCCTTCCTGTCCTCGCCCGCCGCCCTCCGCGACACCCTGCGCAACCGCATCGAGCGCCTCGACCACACGCCCGCCGCCCACCGCGAGGCCGAGGCCCTGCGCCGCCTGGCCGTCCTCAACGACGCCACCATGGCCACCTCGTCGAAGTACCAGGCCCTGGTCAGCTACCTCCGCGACGAGGTCGGAGTCGGCAAGTCCTCGCCCATGCGCGCCGTCGTCTTCTCCGAGCGCGTCGCCACCCTCCACTGGCTCCAGGCCAAGCTTGAGAAGGATCTCGGCCTCAAGCCCGGCCAGGTGGACGTCCTCCACGGCGGCCTGGCCGACGACCAACAGCAGGCCATCGTCGAGAGCTTCAAGCAGACCAGCTCACCCATCCGCGTGCTCGTCACCGGCGACGTCGCCTCCGAGGGCGTCAACCTCCACAAGCAGTGCCACCACCTCATCCACTACGACATCCCGTGGAGCCTCATCCGCATCGAGCAGCGCAACGGCCGCATCGACCGCTACGGCCAGAAGCAGCCCCCGCAGATCACCACCCTGCTGTTGAGCGCCGCCAACGAGCGCTTCTCCGGCGACATCCGGGTCCTCACCGCCCTCGTCGCCCGCGAGCACGAGGCCCACCGCGCCCTCGGCGACGCCGCCAGCCTCATGGGCCGCTACAGCGTCACCGCCGAGGAGGAGGCCATCCGCCAAGTGCTGGCCGGCTCCAAGAGCTTCGACGACGTGGTGGCCAGCCCCGAGGACATCGCCACCAGCGTCGACGACTGGCTGGCCCAGTACCTCGACGACGACGCCGACGATCAGCCCGAGCCAGCCGTCGTCGGCGACCACCTCCTCTACGCCAAGCCGGTCGACTTCCTCCGCGACGCCCTCCACGAGTACTACCCCTCACCCGAGGACAAGCCGCTGCCTCGGGACCTCGGCGGCGTCGGCTGGCGCGAACACCAGGCCGAGCACATCGTCGAGTTCGTCCCGCCCGCCGACCTGCGGCAGCGCTTCGAGGTGCTCCCGCAGAGCTACCTCGCCGACCGCAACGTCCTCGAGCGTCTCCAGCTCGTGACCGAGCCCAACGCCGCTGGCACCATCCTCGACGCCGCCCTCACCGACACCAGCGCCTCTTCCTGGCCGGAAGCCCACTACCTCGGCCCCCTCCACCCCGTGCTCGACTGGGCCGCCGACCGCGCCCTGGCCCGGCTCGCCCGCGGCGAGATCTTCGCCGTCCGCGGCGACGTCGACGTGCCCACCGTGCTGCTCAACGGCACCCTCATCAACCGCCGCGGCCAGGTGGTGGCCTCATCGTGGCTGTCCGCCCAGTTCCACGGCGCCACGCCCTTCGTCGAGGTCCACGCGACGGCGGGGGAGATGCTCGCCGACGCCGGAGTCATCGGCGAGCGCAGCAACCCCGGCCCGGTCCAGCTCCCGGACATGGACCTCGTCCGTCCCGCAGTCGACCGCGCCGAGGACACCCTGCGGTTCCAGTTCCAGGCCGCGGCGGACGCCGCGAAGGCGCGGGTCGACGAGTGGGTGGCCCGCGCGGAGGAGTGGCAGTCCGAGGCCGAGGCGCTCATCCAGCGCGACCAGGTGCGCCGCCGCCGCGCGCTCGTCGACGCGCAGGAGCGGCTGAGCCGCGACATGACCCCAGACCGTCAGCTGGTGCGCCCCCTGCTGGTAGTCCTCCCCGCCGACACCCCGGAGGCCACCCATGGCTGA
- a CDS encoding HNH endonuclease signature motif containing protein, protein MNETREVLLQGMAALWQDIGSLGMNPAADVQRRAQLAALLDEVQAQAAGARLRLLHDARLAADDALVERVRQSVRTTTAQATASLKLAMDLGERFPLIAAALNDGEISLAQAEAIISGLRKLPNAVTRAEVELCQRSVLAEVHNLGPDELRELASHVFRVIDPDGAEAEDKKRLDAQDRAARRNRYLTITPDHHGSSRFSGLLPTAQAELLAAQLDAVMPPASSYRDSDEPSDPAMRRADALMILVHTAAATGELPAHGGDRPQVHITVNYNTLLTGLGRVDVLGGHSLGGLSAADARHLACDADLIPVVLGTNSQPLDVGRKHRLFPTGIRTALTLRDGGCAFPGCAAKPRACEAHHIVPWWAGGESSLANGVLLCPHHHRLVEPDPQQSSESQWQVHLDPDTGKPWFTPPRHVDPARRPRQHRRHLLREHLTSAKAPPCPDEPGIAEPVAVDAAQSEHRPKDRRTDFSQLDELIARTAAIWAPGA, encoded by the coding sequence ATGAACGAGACGCGCGAAGTGTTGCTGCAGGGCATGGCTGCCCTGTGGCAGGACATCGGCTCCCTGGGAATGAACCCGGCAGCCGACGTCCAGCGTCGCGCCCAGCTCGCGGCACTGTTGGACGAGGTCCAGGCGCAGGCAGCCGGCGCCCGGCTGCGGCTCCTGCACGACGCACGCCTCGCAGCCGATGACGCGCTAGTGGAGCGGGTGCGGCAGTCCGTGCGCACCACCACCGCCCAGGCCACCGCGTCACTGAAACTCGCCATGGATCTCGGGGAACGCTTCCCGCTCATCGCCGCCGCCTTGAACGACGGGGAAATCTCCCTGGCGCAGGCCGAAGCGATCATCTCCGGGCTCCGAAAGCTCCCCAACGCTGTGACGCGTGCAGAGGTGGAGCTGTGCCAGCGCTCCGTCCTGGCGGAGGTTCACAACCTCGGCCCAGACGAGTTGCGGGAACTGGCCAGCCACGTGTTCCGGGTGATCGACCCCGACGGCGCCGAAGCCGAAGACAAAAAGAGGCTCGACGCCCAAGACCGGGCCGCCCGCCGCAACCGGTACCTCACCATCACCCCGGACCACCACGGGTCGTCGAGGTTCAGCGGCCTACTGCCCACCGCCCAGGCAGAACTGCTCGCCGCACAACTCGACGCGGTGATGCCGCCAGCCTCGTCGTACCGCGACTCCGACGAACCCTCCGACCCCGCCATGCGCCGCGCCGACGCGTTGATGATCCTGGTCCACACCGCCGCCGCCACCGGGGAACTCCCCGCCCACGGCGGAGACCGCCCCCAGGTCCACATCACCGTCAACTACAACACCCTCCTCACCGGCCTGGGACGAGTCGACGTCCTCGGCGGCCACAGCCTAGGCGGACTATCCGCCGCCGACGCCAGACACTTGGCCTGCGACGCAGACCTGATCCCCGTCGTACTCGGCACCAACTCCCAACCCCTGGACGTGGGCCGCAAACACCGCCTCTTCCCCACCGGGATCCGCACCGCCCTCACCCTCCGCGACGGAGGCTGCGCATTCCCCGGGTGTGCGGCCAAACCACGCGCCTGCGAAGCCCACCACATCGTTCCCTGGTGGGCAGGCGGAGAATCCTCACTCGCCAACGGCGTTCTCCTCTGCCCGCACCACCACCGGCTGGTCGAACCAGACCCACAACAGTCATCCGAATCACAATGGCAGGTCCACCTCGACCCGGACACCGGAAAGCCGTGGTTCACCCCACCCCGACATGTCGATCCGGCGCGAAGGCCGAGGCAACACCGCAGGCACCTGCTGCGCGAACACCTCACCTCGGCCAAGGCACCACCCTGCCCAGATGAGCCCGGCATCGCTGAACCGGTCGCCGTCGACGCCGCTCAGAGCGAACACCGGCCCAAAGACCGACGCACCGACTTCAGCCAACTCGACGAACTCATCGCCCGCACCGCCGCCATCTGGGCCCCGGGCGCTTAG
- a CDS encoding DUF4349 domain-containing protein, translating into MWGKAGLRSVVGAVVALLMTLLLAACAGGDGATVDSPAGGPAPDAGGGSVGMPQKDGDEDSGGGDRLIIRSKVLRLEVESTPDAVTKIRDLARSHEGTVTDMQVATDTDEWLYRYGEDGAPAGDGSALRGWVTTRVPAETYEDFLAEVAALGVVKFQSEATSDVTQEHVDLSARLDNLRAQEVRLREFFDAAKDVKDMLAIETELSRVRGEIESLDAQVTYLERQAAMATVTIELVEPRAVVSPGGESWGFGEAITDGIRGAAGLLTGLLTLLIATAPVWLVALVLFFPLRAYLRRRAARRHAPSAPVLATQPEAEQSAP; encoded by the coding sequence ATGTGGGGGAAAGCTGGGCTGCGGAGCGTCGTGGGAGCTGTCGTCGCGCTGCTGATGACGTTGCTGCTGGCGGCCTGTGCCGGGGGAGACGGCGCCACTGTGGATTCACCTGCGGGTGGCCCCGCTCCGGACGCGGGCGGTGGCTCCGTGGGCATGCCCCAGAAGGACGGTGATGAGGATTCCGGCGGCGGGGACCGCCTGATCATCCGGTCGAAGGTGCTCCGCCTGGAGGTGGAGAGCACGCCGGACGCGGTGACGAAGATCCGCGACCTGGCCCGCAGCCACGAGGGCACCGTCACCGACATGCAGGTGGCCACCGACACCGACGAATGGCTCTACCGCTACGGCGAGGACGGCGCACCCGCGGGAGACGGGTCGGCGTTGCGCGGCTGGGTGACCACGCGCGTGCCCGCCGAGACCTACGAGGATTTCCTCGCCGAGGTGGCTGCGCTCGGCGTCGTGAAGTTCCAGTCCGAGGCCACCAGCGACGTCACCCAGGAGCACGTCGATCTCTCCGCCCGGCTGGACAACCTGCGAGCCCAGGAAGTGCGCCTGCGTGAGTTCTTCGACGCGGCCAAGGACGTCAAGGACATGCTGGCCATCGAGACCGAGCTGTCCCGGGTGCGGGGCGAGATCGAATCGCTCGACGCGCAGGTGACCTACCTGGAGCGGCAGGCCGCGATGGCGACGGTGACGATCGAACTGGTCGAACCCCGCGCCGTGGTGAGTCCCGGCGGCGAGTCGTGGGGCTTCGGCGAGGCCATCACCGACGGCATCCGCGGCGCCGCAGGCCTGTTGACCGGGCTGCTGACGCTGCTGATCGCCACCGCCCCCGTGTGGCTGGTGGCCTTGGTGCTGTTCTTCCCCCTGCGCGCCTACCTCCGACGGCGGGCCGCGCGCCGCCACGCGCCCTCCGCCCCCGTGCTCGCGACACAACCGGAGGCTGAGCAGTCGGCCCCGTGA
- a CDS encoding dienelactone hydrolase family protein, which translates to MDRSGVRRLLGVGPAPTRIVDAEVSRPQTWEGISRSRVSLRAPDGHTIPCLLLEPEHLSTPLPVVAVHQHNGEFHLGKSEPAGIAGNPDMAYGLALATAGVTTLIPDLHGFEERRDHSGDGARDEQFHAWNLIAHGSTLQGAHVTDVSVAIDWILHHTGAGSCGVIGHSLGAQVSFFSMACDERIVAGVLNCGVGTVASFEAAGILHNPAWYPSGITTLGDSPAVARAFHQQRVLLVAGRHDPLFPVSGVDQVVAAFAPGVADHEIFDGGHELPSTLLTREVDWLLRELTSPSRPDGRTP; encoded by the coding sequence ATGGATCGTTCAGGCGTGAGACGCCTGCTGGGTGTCGGCCCCGCCCCGACTCGCATCGTCGACGCCGAAGTCTCGCGACCCCAAACGTGGGAGGGAATCTCGCGCTCACGGGTGTCGCTGCGCGCCCCCGACGGGCACACGATCCCGTGCCTCCTCCTGGAACCGGAGCATCTCTCGACACCCCTGCCCGTCGTGGCCGTTCACCAGCACAACGGCGAGTTCCACCTCGGCAAGAGCGAACCGGCCGGGATCGCGGGCAACCCGGACATGGCCTATGGCCTCGCCCTCGCGACGGCCGGGGTCACCACGCTGATCCCTGACCTCCACGGGTTCGAGGAGCGACGCGACCACTCTGGCGACGGCGCCCGTGACGAACAGTTCCACGCATGGAACCTCATCGCCCACGGCAGCACCCTGCAAGGCGCACATGTCACCGACGTCAGCGTGGCCATCGACTGGATCCTCCACCACACCGGCGCCGGTTCATGCGGCGTGATCGGGCACTCGCTGGGTGCCCAGGTCAGCTTCTTCTCGATGGCCTGCGATGAGCGCATCGTCGCCGGCGTGCTCAACTGCGGCGTCGGGACGGTGGCATCCTTCGAAGCCGCCGGCATTCTCCACAACCCGGCCTGGTATCCGTCCGGCATCACGACACTCGGCGACTCCCCCGCCGTCGCACGTGCCTTCCATCAGCAACGAGTCCTCCTCGTCGCCGGGCGCCACGACCCCTTGTTCCCCGTCTCGGGCGTCGACCAGGTCGTCGCCGCCTTCGCACCAGGAGTGGCCGACCACGAGATCTTCGACGGCGGACATGAGCTACCGTCCACGCTGCTGACCCGCGAAGTCGACTGGCTCCTGCGCGAACTCACCTCGCCGAGCAGGCCCGATGGTCGCACTCCCTGA